The following are encoded together in the Chaetodon auriga isolate fChaAug3 chromosome 6, fChaAug3.hap1, whole genome shotgun sequence genome:
- the prickle1a gene encoding prickle-like protein 1a, giving the protein MSLASAAVSAAGFQGGARQRDLMMEQKVSKLTSGFQRSSTSDDDSGCALEEYAWVPPGLRPEQVQLYFSCLPEDKIPYVNSPGEKFRIKQLLYQLPPHDNEVRYCQSLSEEEKKELLMFSVQRKKEALGRGTVKLLPRNLLNSICEHCGDNINGGEMAVFASRAGPGLCWHPACFACSTCSELLVDLIYFYHDGKIHCGRHHAELLKPRCSACDEIIFADECTEAEGRHWHMKHFACFECETILGGQRYIMKDGRPYCCGCFESLYAEYCEACGEHIGVDHAQMTYDGLHWHATESCFSCAQCKSSLLGCPFLPHQGRIYCSKACSLGEDVHASDSSDSAFQSARSRESRRSVRMGKSSRSADQCRQSLLFSPSVNYKFPGFSGNADDTLTNKLAHMNLSDEHFWRGRGEEAEAPEDQEEEWAEHEDYMTQLLLKFGEHGVFQQANDSRPTDFWISEKDAKSKQESSKAGSGGGGGKGSLASKKYQADMYWAQSQDGLGDSAYGSHPGPARKIQELELDHGAGGGFQGEEPQWYNDSLECITDELKKTDQSVRDSMDSLALSNITGASVDGDSKDRPLVYSLQGFHDLETEDCEKTSNMGTLNSSMLHRSANSLKSLVSDQEDEVEGNVPKEEDVPLPEDRPKPQIPALRRTRSQSRPQQVKFSDDVMDNGRYCDLPVRQPPMSERTRRRVYHFEEQGQELHSGRHHHHRRHRSRKSRSDNALNLLPKERAQMCYKVDHRGNGLGPKGHQAFYGHPNPAATSHYGLQGPARSRFLGLYGDDDDWCSTCSSSSSDSEEEGFFLGQPIPQPRPHRYYYTDDLPSPAAGMSSPPYGQRTKSKKKRGHKGKNCIIS; this is encoded by the exons ATGAGCCTGGCGAGTGCAGCAGTGTCGGCGGCTGGCTTCCAGGGTGGGGCGCGCCAGCGAGACTTGATGATGGAGCAGAAAGTCAGTAAGCTGACCTCTGGCTTCCAACGCAGCTCCACCTCTGATGATGACTCAGGCTGTGCGCTGGAGGAGTATGCCTGGGTTCCACCTGGCCTGAGGCCTGAACAG GTCCAGTTATATTTCTCCTGTCTGCCTGAGGATAAGATCCCCTATGTGAACAGTCCGGGAGAAAAGTTTAGAATCAAGCAGCTCCTCTATCAACTTCCACCGCATGATAATGAG GTGCGTTACTGTCAGTCcctcagtgaggaggagaagaaggagctacttatgttcagtgttcagaggaagaaggaagCCCTGGGGAGAGGAACAGTGAAACTGCTGCCCCGCAACCTTCTGAACAGCATTTGTGAGCAT TGTGGTGACAACATCAACGGTGGAGAAATGGCAGTGTTTGCCTCAAGGGCTGGCCCTGGGCTGTGCTGGCACCCAGCATGCTTTGCCTGCTCCACATGCAGTGAACTGCTGGTGGATTTGATCTACTTCTACCATGATGGAAAGATCCACTGTGGAAGGCACCATGCTGAGCTACTCAAACCACGCTGCTCAGCCTGCGATGAG ATCATCTTTGCTGATGAGTGCACAGAGGCAGAGGGGCGTCACTGGCACATGAAGCACTTTGCCTGTTTTGAATGTGAGACAATTCTGGGGGGCCAGCGCTATATCATGAAGGACGGCAGACCATACTGTTGTGGCTGCTTTGAGTCTCTTTATGCCGAGTACTGTGAAGCCTGCGGAGAACATATTG gTGTTGATCATGCTCAGATGACCTATGATGGGCTTCACTGGCATGCCACTGAGAGCTGCTTCAGCTGTGCCCAGTGTAAGAGCTCTCTACTGGGCTGCCCCTTCCTACCACACCAGGGCCGTATTTACTGCTCCAAGGCCTGCAGCCTCGGGGAAGATGTGCATGCCTCTGACTCCTCTGACTCAGCCTTCCAGTCAGCACGCTCACGTGAATCTCGCCGCAGTGTGCGCATGGGCAAAAGCAGTCGCTCAGCCGACCAATGCCGACAGTCGCTCCTCTTCTCACCCTCTGTCAATTATAAGTTCCCTGGCTTCAGTGGAAATGCTGACGACACCCTGACCAACAAGCTTGCCCACATGAACTTATCTGATGAGCATTTCTGGAGAGGACGTGGTGAGGAGGCTGAGGCACCtgaggaccaggaggaggagtgggctGAGCATGAGGACTACATGACTCAGCTGTTATTAAAGTTTGGGGAACATGGGGTCTTCCAGCAAGCCAATGACTCCAGACCCACGGATTTCTGGATCTCAGAAAAAGATGCCAAGTCCAAGCAGGAGTCCTCAAAAGCTggcagtggtggtggaggaggaaaggggagcTTGGCGAGTAAGAAGTATCAGGCTGACATGTACTGGGCCCAGTCACAGGATGGGCTAGGAGACTCAGCCTATGGTAGTCACCCAGGCCCAGCGAGAAAGATCCAGGAGTTGGAGCTGGATCATGGGGCTGGCGGAGGCTTCCAGGGTGAGGAGCCACAATGGTACAATGACTCTTTGGAGTGTATCACAGACGAGTTGAAGAAGACAGATCAGAGTGTCCGAGACTCTATGGACTCACTCGCACTCTCCAATATTACTG GGGCCTCAGTAGATGGTGACAGTAAAGATAGACCTTTGGTTTATTCCCTGCAAGGCTTCCATGACCTGGAGACAGAAGACTGTGAGAAAACCAGTAATATGGGAACCCTCAACTCATCTATGTTACACAGAAGTGCAAATTCCCTCAAGAGCCTTGTATCTGACCAGGAAGATGAGGTAGAGGGAAATGTTCCAAAGGAAGAGGATGTTCCTCTGCCAGAGGACAGACCCAAACCTCAAATCCCTGCCCTTAGAAGGACACGTTCACAGTCTAGGCCACAGCAAGTCAAATTTTCTGATGACGTGATGGACAACGGCCGTTATTGCGATCTCCCAGTGCGCCAGCCACCTATGAGTGAACGGACACGCCGGAGAGTGTACCACTTCGAGGAACAGGGCCAGGAACTTCACTCTGGTCGCCACCATCACCACAGGAGGCACCGCAGTCGCAAGTCTCGCTCTGACAATGCTCTTAACCTTCTGCCCAAGGAAAGGGCCCAAATGTGCTACAAAGTGGACCATAGAGGCAATGGCCTTGGCCCAAAGGGCCACCAAGCCTTCTACGGCCACCCCAATCCTGCTGCCACGTCACACTACGGGCTGCAGGGCCCAGCCAGGAGCAGATTCTTGGGGCTGTATGGGGATGACGATGACTGGTGCTCTACatgctcttcttcctcctctgattcTGAGGAAGAAGGCTTTTTCCTTGGTCAGCCAATCCCTCAGCCCAGGCCTCATAGATACTACTACACTGATGACTTGCCCAGCCCTGCTGCAGGCATGTCCTCTCCACCTTATGGCCAACGGACTAAGTCCAAAAAGAAGAGAGGGCACAAAGGCAAAAACTGCATCATTTCATAG